A stretch of Desulfobacter hydrogenophilus DNA encodes these proteins:
- a CDS encoding penicillin-binding protein 1A: MTKQQSRTQILKKRSKKKEKSIWFSLFIWLFILIILAVIAGCAAITAGFLYFSQNLPQINTLNDYRPAIVTNVFSDDGRKIGEFYKERRIVVPLSEMPVNLLNAFVAAEDSRFREHPGIDVKSIVRAFIKNFKAGSIVQGGSTITQQVTKSFLLTPEKTYERKVKEAILAYKIEKKLSKDEILFLYLNQIYLGHGAYGVEAASENYFGKHVKDLSLAECAVLAGLPQAPSRYSPFHHPELARQRQVYTLNRMKEEGMISNLEATQALGAKLDIKPRKNWFIERVPCYTEHVRRYVEKKYGKQMLYTQGLSIHTAVNIELQKIARDAVNKGLLDLDKRCGYRGPVKNIPALQVEEFSRTIVEELNGSRLVKGDIYKGVVLKVDDRNKVTHVRVGNATGIIRLTTMTWARKPNPKNSYRYAEIKKPSQALKTGDVIYLKVLGERTEEKEYEFTLYQEPIAQSALLSIEAETGHVKSMIGGRDFKDSQFNRAFQSRRQPGSAFKPILYAAALDKGYTPTTIIIDSPVVYEDRLHDRVWKPNNYAHKFYGPTLLRQALTNSRNIVSIKILQDIGIDYVISYARKLGITSPFSRDLSIALGSSGVSLLELTKAYSVFSNLGYLIEPVFITEIYDRDNRLLESSKLIRKKVIDMGTAYLMTSLLESVVQSGTGQRVKALNRPTAGKTGTTNDLHDAWFMGFTPRYTTGVWVGLDQGGAIGRGETGSRAASPIWLDYMQHALEGKPVREFTVPEGVIRVKIDAETGLLPSAQSEKTIFECFKDGTEPTEYTPSPDEVLSTEELFKEGF; the protein is encoded by the coding sequence ATGACAAAACAACAAAGCCGGACCCAGATTCTGAAGAAGCGAAGCAAGAAAAAAGAAAAAAGCATATGGTTCTCCCTTTTCATATGGCTATTCATTCTGATTATCCTTGCTGTTATTGCCGGATGTGCTGCTATTACCGCCGGATTTTTGTATTTTAGCCAGAACCTTCCCCAGATCAATACGCTCAATGATTACCGTCCGGCGATTGTGACCAATGTGTTCTCCGATGACGGCAGAAAAATAGGCGAGTTTTACAAAGAACGCAGAATTGTCGTTCCGTTGTCGGAAATGCCTGTCAATCTGCTCAATGCTTTTGTGGCCGCAGAAGATTCCCGCTTCAGGGAACACCCGGGCATTGATGTAAAATCCATTGTCAGGGCCTTTATTAAAAATTTTAAGGCCGGCTCCATTGTCCAGGGGGGCTCCACCATCACCCAGCAGGTGACCAAATCGTTTCTTCTTACTCCGGAGAAAACCTATGAACGCAAGGTTAAAGAGGCGATTCTCGCCTATAAAATCGAAAAAAAGCTCTCTAAAGATGAGATACTTTTCCTTTATTTGAACCAGATCTACCTGGGACACGGCGCTTACGGTGTTGAAGCGGCGTCTGAAAACTATTTTGGAAAACATGTCAAGGACCTGAGCCTGGCGGAATGTGCCGTGCTGGCAGGTTTGCCCCAGGCACCCAGCCGATACAGCCCCTTTCACCATCCGGAATTGGCCAGGCAGCGCCAGGTTTATACACTGAACCGCATGAAGGAAGAAGGCATGATTTCCAACCTGGAGGCCACCCAAGCCCTGGGTGCCAAACTGGATATTAAGCCCCGGAAAAATTGGTTCATAGAACGGGTTCCCTGTTACACCGAACATGTCAGACGGTATGTTGAAAAAAAATACGGCAAACAGATGCTTTACACCCAGGGGTTGAGCATTCACACTGCAGTGAATATTGAACTGCAGAAAATAGCCCGGGATGCAGTTAATAAAGGCTTGTTAGACTTAGATAAACGCTGCGGATACCGAGGTCCTGTAAAAAATATACCAGCCCTTCAGGTGGAGGAATTCAGTCGTACCATTGTCGAAGAACTCAACGGAAGTCGTCTGGTCAAGGGCGATATATATAAAGGGGTTGTCCTGAAGGTTGACGATCGCAACAAGGTTACCCATGTAAGGGTTGGTAATGCCACAGGCATCATACGGTTGACCACCATGACATGGGCCAGAAAACCAAATCCCAAAAATTCCTACAGATATGCTGAGATTAAAAAGCCCTCCCAGGCCTTAAAAACCGGAGATGTCATCTATCTGAAAGTCCTTGGGGAGAGGACAGAGGAAAAGGAATATGAATTTACCCTGTACCAGGAACCCATTGCCCAGTCAGCACTTCTGAGCATTGAAGCTGAAACCGGCCATGTCAAAAGCATGATCGGCGGAAGGGATTTCAAGGACTCCCAGTTTAACCGGGCTTTTCAGTCAAGACGCCAGCCGGGCTCGGCATTCAAGCCCATCCTGTACGCGGCGGCTCTTGACAAGGGATACACGCCGACCACGATTATCATTGACTCTCCTGTGGTATATGAGGACAGGCTGCATGACAGGGTGTGGAAACCCAATAACTATGCACATAAATTCTACGGTCCCACCTTGCTTCGCCAGGCCTTGACCAATTCCAGAAACATTGTCAGCATCAAAATCCTCCAGGATATCGGCATAGATTATGTTATCAGTTATGCAAGAAAGCTTGGGATTACCTCCCCATTCTCCCGGGATCTGTCCATCGCCCTTGGATCTTCAGGGGTTTCCCTACTCGAACTGACCAAGGCATATTCGGTATTTTCCAATTTGGGTTACCTGATTGAGCCGGTATTTATTACCGAAATTTATGATCGAGACAACCGGCTTCTGGAATCTTCCAAACTGATTCGTAAAAAGGTCATTGATATGGGCACGGCCTATCTCATGACAAGTCTGCTTGAAAGCGTAGTACAGTCCGGTACCGGCCAGAGAGTTAAAGCCCTGAATCGGCCCACGGCAGGTAAAACAGGCACCACCAATGATCTGCACGATGCGTGGTTTATGGGATTTACCCCCAGGTACACCACCGGGGTATGGGTGGGGCTTGACCAGGGGGGGGCCATCGGCAGGGGAGAAACAGGTTCCAGGGCCGCAAGCCCCATCTGGCTGGATTATATGCAACATGCTCTGGAAGGTAAACCCGTTCGGGAATTCACAGTACCTGAAGGTGTCATCCGCGTTAAAATAGATGCCGAAACCGGTCTTTTGCCCAGCGCCCAAAGCGAAAAGACTATTTTTGAATGTTTTAAGGACGGCACGGAGCCGACGGAGTATACACCAAGTCCGGATGAGGTCTTGAGTACGGAAGAGTTGTTTAAGGAAGGTTTTTAG
- a CDS encoding glycosyltransferase family 9 protein — MGAPVVFETGPALIRLVAKNRLYDRLLVGLSKMATRPVDRFDFHVSLLSLSYILKKGLGPEISDFADTAAIMEHLDLIISVDTSVVHLAGALEKPVWTLLPFASDFRWLLDRDDSPWYPSMRLFRQTSPKEWGPVLDRVALALAQRVASAS; from the coding sequence TTGGGCGCCCCGGTAGTTTTTGAAACAGGGCCTGCCCTGATCCGGCTGGTGGCGAAAAATCGTCTATACGACCGGCTCCTTGTGGGTTTAAGCAAAATGGCTACCCGGCCTGTTGACCGGTTTGATTTTCATGTTTCGCTATTATCACTTTCCTATATATTGAAAAAGGGCCTGGGTCCCGAAATTTCAGATTTTGCCGACACTGCGGCCATTATGGAACATTTAGATCTTATTATATCTGTCGACACGTCAGTGGTTCACCTGGCAGGCGCTTTGGAAAAGCCCGTATGGACACTTCTTCCCTTTGCATCGGATTTCCGCTGGCTGCTTGACCGGGATGACAGTCCCTGGTATCCAAGCATGCGGTTGTTCAGGCAAACGTCTCCCAAAGAATGGGGGCCGGTACTTGATCGAGTGGCCCTTGCGCTTGCACAACGTGTGGCCAGTGCAAGTTGA
- a CDS encoding class I SAM-dependent methyltransferase, with protein MDQAKPKGAGKSSFELINTEILKQMLPVNQGSVILDLACGKGLYSRFLSNLAGPSGLVYAVDLWEEGLQMLEEEIQKKEAANILTIKTDATKGIDIEAYSLDLCLMATVLHDFKEMDAAQTVLKQVLNRLKPGGCLAVIEFKKMDGPPGPPAHIRLSQEETEELVTALGFKKEKTADIGDYNYLVTFSSPE; from the coding sequence ATGGACCAGGCAAAACCCAAAGGTGCTGGAAAAAGCAGTTTTGAACTGATTAACACTGAAATTTTGAAACAGATGTTACCAGTGAACCAGGGCTCTGTGATTTTGGATTTGGCCTGCGGTAAAGGATTGTATTCGCGCTTTCTATCAAACCTTGCAGGGCCATCCGGACTGGTCTATGCCGTTGATCTCTGGGAAGAGGGGCTTCAGATGCTGGAAGAAGAAATACAGAAAAAAGAAGCCGCCAATATTTTAACCATCAAGACGGATGCCACCAAGGGAATAGACATCGAAGCATATAGCTTGGATCTGTGCCTCATGGCCACAGTACTGCATGACTTTAAGGAGATGGACGCTGCCCAGACAGTCTTAAAACAGGTTCTCAACCGTCTTAAACCGGGGGGATGCCTGGCCGTAATTGAATTCAAAAAAATGGATGGCCCTCCTGGTCCGCCGGCGCATATACGCCTGTCCCAGGAAGAAACGGAAGAACTGGTCACTGCATTGGGGTTCAAAAAGGAAAAGACTGCAGATATCGGTGACTACAACTATCTGGTAACTTTCAGCTCACCGGAATAA
- a CDS encoding Hsp20/alpha crystallin family protein yields MTDRKDITKTENKAIEKTRELRTATPSVDIYENENEILLYADMPGAHKDDVTVNIENGKLSISGIRRLDRQGVSNWEEFVDVEYVRNFSIPQSINVEDVEAKLKDGVLTLHLPKSEAAKPRLIEIKAA; encoded by the coding sequence ATGACTGACAGAAAAGATATCACCAAAACCGAAAACAAGGCCATTGAAAAAACCCGTGAACTGAGAACCGCCACACCGTCAGTGGACATTTATGAAAATGAGAATGAAATCCTGCTTTATGCGGATATGCCGGGGGCCCACAAGGATGATGTCACGGTAAATATTGAAAACGGCAAGCTCTCCATCTCCGGTATCCGCCGGCTTGATCGCCAGGGCGTGTCAAACTGGGAAGAATTTGTGGACGTTGAATATGTCAGAAACTTTTCCATCCCCCAGAGTATTAACGTAGAAGATGTAGAGGCCAAGCTCAAAGATGGGGTTCTCACCCTCCATCTGCCCAAATCCGAAGCCGCCAAACCCAGACTGATTGAAATCAAAGCTGCCTAG
- a CDS encoding Hsp20/alpha crystallin family protein, whose amino-acid sequence MFAKINEIDRMFGAMDLLRTKMDRLFNEMDRPYLHGPTFTLGTNSPRTNLMENGDNFEVRAELPGISKDDISIKIQGNYLEISGKRTIESPEGYKAHRNERSATTFSRSFTLPDEVDVEKVDAALKDGILYLTLPKSEAAKPRLIAIN is encoded by the coding sequence ATGTTTGCAAAAATTAATGAAATCGACAGAATGTTTGGGGCCATGGATCTGCTCCGCACCAAAATGGACAGACTCTTCAATGAGATGGACAGACCTTACCTGCATGGACCGACATTTACCCTAGGCACCAATTCACCCAGAACCAACCTTATGGAAAACGGTGACAACTTTGAAGTCCGGGCAGAACTTCCCGGCATTTCAAAGGATGACATCAGCATTAAAATCCAGGGTAATTATCTTGAAATCAGCGGAAAACGAACAATTGAATCCCCCGAAGGGTATAAAGCCCACAGAAATGAAAGGTCGGCCACCACATTCTCACGCAGCTTTACCCTGCCCGATGAGGTTGATGTGGAGAAAGTCGATGCCGCGCTTAAAGACGGCATTTTGTATCTCACACTGCCCAAATCAGAGGCAGCCAAACCCAGACTGATTGCCATTAACTAA
- a CDS encoding sigma-54-dependent transcriptional regulator: MIKIPVKILIVDDEKDFVEMFSLRLTRQGEKVSAVYSGQEALDLLEKTKIDVVILDIRMPGMDGIETLKKIKASYPLVEVILLTGHGSTETAVEGMKEGAFDYLMKPADFDDISEKLTNAWKRKDEQEERIRKAEARLLLRRTGEI, translated from the coding sequence ATGATAAAAATACCGGTAAAAATCTTGATCGTTGATGATGAAAAAGATTTTGTAGAGATGTTTTCCCTGCGCCTGACCCGGCAGGGGGAAAAGGTGTCTGCCGTTTATTCAGGACAAGAGGCCCTTGACCTGCTTGAAAAAACCAAAATCGACGTGGTAATCCTGGATATTCGCATGCCCGGCATGGACGGCATTGAGACCTTGAAAAAAATCAAGGCAAGCTATCCTCTGGTGGAAGTGATCCTCCTTACCGGGCACGGGTCCACGGAGACGGCTGTGGAAGGCATGAAGGAAGGGGCCTTTGATTACCTGATGAAACCGGCGGATTTTGATGATATCAGTGAAAAACTGACCAATGCCTGGAAGCGCAAGGACGAACAGGAAGAACGCATCCGCAAGGCCGAAGCCCGGCTTCTTCTGCGGCGTACCGGGGAGATATAG
- a CDS encoding SLC13 family permease, translating into MILKSSGFKLAVAALIGVIVFILPRPEGTKFKLSGTGAEQLSQSVSEYFATPQTAPGKPVILTAKAPGIEQARAQYLADQAKAMGLSDVTVDYVDGMSPKAKRFLSVLAVLVILFVVEPIPLEITAVLIGASLVILGLTDVKGAWAPYMHPVVIFIMCCLIFAIALDKVGLTKRLGYFIIKKAGNSVTRFTFIIAIGLGLASSVMHDAAACAIGIVTMLPLMRAGGIEPHSNTAKFMMLSLPFACSCGGMGTLVGGGRCMVSAAFLKEFTGIEISFFDWMKYCMPAAIICVPVAVLITYLIYRPDPTIKMPAFDEDLGSMTAAEKKALIIIGISFVSWLTKGIHGIDYSVTGMVGVAFLVLFGVLKWQDINDNLEWGTALFIFGGGISLGLAMGYSGAADYFANLFFPLIEGKGWLVLFVGVGVFGALVTNAMANVAAAALILPIVIPMAQLEGVNPTILALGLGMATSFAMLLVIGCPPNAIAYSYKYFKSSDLTKLGLVTTPALLLILVGVVCTWWKFLGLI; encoded by the coding sequence ATGATACTCAAATCAAGCGGATTCAAATTGGCGGTAGCAGCGTTAATAGGTGTAATCGTGTTTATTCTGCCCAGGCCGGAAGGAACAAAATTTAAACTGTCCGGTACCGGCGCAGAACAGTTAAGCCAATCAGTTTCAGAATATTTCGCAACCCCGCAGACTGCACCCGGCAAGCCCGTCATTCTGACGGCCAAGGCCCCTGGAATTGAACAGGCCCGGGCACAATATCTTGCCGACCAGGCCAAGGCAATGGGCCTTTCAGACGTTACTGTGGATTATGTGGATGGAATGAGTCCCAAGGCCAAACGGTTTTTATCCGTGCTTGCGGTGCTGGTTATCCTGTTTGTGGTGGAGCCCATTCCCCTTGAAATTACGGCAGTACTCATTGGCGCCTCCCTCGTTATTCTGGGTCTTACCGATGTGAAAGGGGCATGGGCGCCCTACATGCATCCTGTTGTTATTTTCATCATGTGCTGCCTGATCTTTGCCATTGCACTGGACAAGGTGGGGCTGACAAAACGCTTGGGTTATTTTATTATCAAAAAAGCAGGCAATTCCGTAACACGGTTCACCTTTATTATTGCCATAGGCCTGGGGCTTGCGTCTTCAGTCATGCATGATGCAGCAGCCTGTGCCATCGGTATTGTCACCATGCTGCCCCTGATGCGGGCCGGGGGCATTGAGCCCCATAGTAATACGGCAAAATTCATGATGCTCTCCCTGCCCTTTGCCTGCTCCTGCGGCGGCATGGGGACCCTTGTGGGTGGTGGCCGATGCATGGTGTCCGCCGCATTTTTAAAAGAGTTCACCGGCATTGAAATCTCCTTTTTTGACTGGATGAAATATTGTATGCCCGCAGCCATTATTTGTGTACCTGTTGCCGTTTTAATCACCTATCTGATTTACCGGCCAGACCCCACAATCAAGATGCCGGCTTTTGATGAGGATTTAGGCTCCATGACAGCTGCGGAAAAAAAAGCATTGATTATTATCGGCATTTCCTTTGTATCGTGGCTCACCAAGGGCATCCACGGTATTGACTATTCCGTCACAGGTATGGTGGGTGTGGCCTTTTTGGTATTATTCGGCGTACTTAAATGGCAGGACATTAACGACAACCTGGAGTGGGGCACAGCTCTGTTTATTTTCGGCGGCGGCATCTCCCTGGGCCTTGCCATGGGCTATTCCGGCGCAGCAGACTACTTTGCCAACCTGTTCTTCCCGCTGATTGAGGGCAAAGGCTGGCTGGTGCTCTTTGTGGGTGTGGGCGTATTCGGCGCCCTTGTTACCAATGCCATGGCCAATGTAGCGGCAGCTGCGTTAATTCTGCCTATTGTTATCCCCATGGCCCAGCTTGAAGGGGTCAATCCGACCATCCTGGCCCTGGGTCTTGGTATGGCCACATCCTTTGCCATGCTGCTGGTAATCGGCTGCCCGCCCAATGCCATTGCCTATTCATACAAATACTTCAAATCCTCGGACCTGACCAAACTGGGTCTTGTGACCACTCCGGCGCTGCTTTTAATACTGGTAGGCGTGGTATGCACCTGGTGGAAGTTTTTGGGCCTGATATAG